The sequence CAACCTGCACGCCGAGGTAGCCTCGCAGCTGCGGCTCGGCGGGATGAACCCCACGCTCGACGTGACCGCCGGCGCACGCATCCGCTGACGTCGACGGCGCTGACCCTGGCGCCCTCGGCGGGCGCTCGCCACACGGCCCCGCCCCGACGTTCCGGGGCGGGGCCGTTATTCCTGCGGCACCCTGTCACGACCAATCATCCGCAGGCGCTCGAGGGCTCCACACCGTTATCGCGAGTCCGAAGATCCTCCGCGCAGCAGCGGATACGGGTTCACGGGCACGCCGACCGACCATGCCACGGCGGGCTGGCCGCGCAGGATGGCGAAATGGAGGTGGGGCGTATCGGGGGCGGCATTACCCGTCGTGCCGACATAGCCGATTACCTGTCCCTGCCGGAGCGACATGCCGTCGCGCATCCCTTCCGCATAGCCATCCAGGTGGCCATAGAGAAGGATGAAGCGCTCCGACCGATCCGTCGCATAGACCATCAGGCCGCCCGGCTTGCTGTTGAAAAGACGAAGCACCCTCCCATCGGAAGCGGACAGCACGGGCGTGCCGCGCGGCGCGAGGATGTCGATCGCCTCGTGCACCCGTTCACCGCGCGCCTGCGCATACGTGTCGCGCAGGTCCGACCGGGAAACGCCCGCCACCGGCACAGCGAGCCTCGCACCCAGCTGCGCCAGCTCGCTCGGAAGGGCCGCCTCGCCTGGCACCGCCCCCGGCTGCGCAATCACCGGTACATCCGGTATG is a genomic window of Longimicrobiales bacterium containing:
- a CDS encoding M23 family metallopeptidase, which translates into the protein MTCASSRASRGRRALLAALAAVCAGAACEQGVEPDTGPFFTTPADARVDSPLVTIDTTATLPAPWATEIIPDVPVIAQPGAVPGEAALPSELAQLGARLAVPVAGVSRSDLRDTYAQARGERVHEAIDILAPRGTPVLSASDGRVLRLFNSKPGGLMVYATDRSERFILLYGHLDGYAEGMRDGMSLRQGQVIGYVGTTGNAAPDTPHLHFAILRGQPAVAWSVGVPVNPYPLLRGGSSDSR